In Vagococcus luciliae, one genomic interval encodes:
- a CDS encoding heavy metal translocating P-type ATPase, with the protein MTQSHQTVEHNHKNCSHSHDHSKGQSHDHNHGNLPVVLFFAGLATFIISLFLPTGTPKTILALATIVLSGYHIMIEGFEDTINETKRLKKFTPNVHVLMSLAAIGAAIIGDYTEGALLILIFAAAHFLEHYVENKSKKEITSLMKMNPTDAKLILSDGSTKTVDVADLKIGDHLKVLNGEQIPTDGTILSGYTSIDESSINGESIPAEKTVGDTVFGSTINGDGTITMAVTKDSSDTVFAKILQLVNESQSNLSKTATKIKRLEPKYVTSVMVLVFLYIVLMPLIFNMTWYDSFYKGMVFLTVASPCALAASDIPATLSAISNLAKRGVLFKGGSYLSNLSEIQAIAFDKTGTLTEGKPKVTDVHFIGEITNEETFYTDLIVAMEKQANHPLANAIVKSIEIVNDIPLTIENQIGKGLVSTYKGHTYKIGKASQFTNVSSDIESFERKYAEEGKTVVLFSEDDVVIGLIAMMDLPNPKAQQLVAYFKENNIHTTMITGDAERTGRAVASTLKIDEVAGNVLPENKSQIVSSLQDKYGLTAMVGDGVNDAPALVKADIGVAMGDGTDVAIDVADVVLMQNDLDKLGYAYRLSKKLDKVVKQNIIFSMGVVALLVILNIFGQMNLPIGILAHEGSTLVVLFNGLRLLSPLKN; encoded by the coding sequence ATGACCCAATCACACCAAACTGTCGAACATAATCATAAAAATTGTAGCCACTCTCATGACCATTCTAAAGGACAATCTCATGATCATAACCATGGTAATTTACCAGTCGTACTTTTCTTTGCTGGTTTAGCAACTTTTATCATTAGTTTATTTTTACCAACAGGTACTCCTAAAACAATTCTTGCCTTAGCAACCATTGTTCTCTCAGGTTACCACATTATGATTGAAGGTTTTGAAGATACTATTAACGAAACAAAACGCCTTAAAAAATTTACTCCAAATGTCCATGTTTTGATGTCACTTGCAGCAATTGGTGCTGCGATTATTGGTGACTACACTGAAGGGGCTCTGTTAATTCTTATCTTTGCTGCCGCACATTTTCTAGAACATTACGTGGAAAATAAAAGTAAAAAAGAAATTACTTCTTTGATGAAAATGAATCCTACTGATGCAAAATTAATTCTTTCTGATGGGTCAACAAAAACTGTTGATGTAGCTGATTTAAAAATTGGAGATCATTTAAAAGTATTAAATGGCGAACAAATCCCAACAGATGGAACCATTCTTTCTGGTTATACATCTATTGATGAATCTTCGATAAATGGAGAAAGTATTCCAGCTGAAAAAACAGTTGGTGACACTGTTTTTGGTAGTACAATCAACGGGGATGGAACAATCACGATGGCTGTAACAAAAGATAGTTCAGACACTGTGTTTGCTAAAATATTGCAACTAGTTAATGAATCACAATCCAATCTATCTAAAACTGCAACAAAAATTAAACGACTAGAACCAAAATATGTAACAAGCGTCATGGTACTTGTCTTCTTATACATTGTATTAATGCCTTTGATTTTCAATATGACTTGGTATGATAGTTTTTATAAAGGAATGGTATTCTTAACCGTAGCCTCTCCTTGCGCCTTAGCAGCAAGTGATATACCCGCAACACTATCTGCTATTTCAAACTTAGCCAAACGTGGCGTACTATTTAAAGGTGGATCTTACCTTTCAAACCTTTCTGAAATTCAAGCCATTGCATTTGATAAAACAGGTACTTTGACTGAAGGAAAACCTAAAGTAACAGATGTACACTTCATTGGCGAAATTACTAATGAAGAAACTTTCTATACTGATTTAATTGTAGCCATGGAAAAACAAGCTAACCATCCTTTAGCAAATGCTATCGTCAAATCAATTGAAATTGTAAATGATATTCCGTTAACAATAGAAAATCAAATTGGAAAAGGTTTAGTTTCAACTTATAAAGGACATACTTACAAAATCGGGAAGGCTTCTCAATTTACAAACGTTTCTTCAGATATTGAATCTTTTGAAAGAAAATATGCTGAAGAAGGAAAAACTGTGGTTTTATTCTCTGAAGATGATGTTGTCATTGGGTTAATCGCTATGATGGACTTACCAAATCCAAAAGCACAACAACTTGTTGCTTACTTCAAAGAAAATAATATTCATACTACAATGATCACCGGTGATGCTGAACGTACTGGTCGTGCGGTTGCAAGTACGCTTAAAATTGACGAAGTTGCAGGAAATGTTCTACCTGAAAATAAATCACAAATTGTTAGCTCACTTCAAGACAAATATGGTTTAACAGCCATGGTTGGTGATGGGGTCAATGATGCACCAGCTCTTGTAAAAGCTGATATTGGTGTGGCTATGGGTGATGGGACAGATGTTGCCATTGATGTGGCAGATGTTGTTTTAATGCAAAATGACTTAGACAAACTAGGATATGCTTACCGTTTATCTAAAAAATTAGATAAAGTAGTTAAACAAAACATTATTTTCTCTATGGGTGTTGTCGCTTTACTTGTGATACTTAATATCTTCGGACAAATGAATTTACCAATAGGTATCTTAGCCCATGAAGGTAGTACATTGGTTGTTTTATTCAATGGTTTAAGACTTCTATCACCTTTAAAAAATTAA
- a CDS encoding GNAT family N-acetyltransferase, whose protein sequence is MIRFAQKEDASQAIDLVMIVLKDMELDIFEKLSDKEVKDLLVSAYIDKPTHRYGYKNAIVKEIDGQIAGIAFGYPYHHEKTIDDGFYDILEQNNLSQEYRLFTEEEAFDNEWYLDTLVTSPLFRGQGVAKELLNSLPNLAKQTGLTTIGLNVDKINDNAKRIYLNNGFEKIGETNIAGHEYEHLQKNL, encoded by the coding sequence ATGATTCGCTTTGCACAAAAAGAAGATGCTAGCCAAGCTATCGACTTGGTTATGATTGTCTTAAAAGATATGGAATTAGATATTTTTGAAAAACTTTCAGATAAGGAAGTAAAAGACCTGTTAGTTTCTGCTTATATAGATAAACCAACACATCGTTACGGCTATAAAAATGCTATCGTGAAAGAGATAGATGGGCAAATTGCTGGTATTGCCTTTGGTTATCCTTATCACCACGAAAAAACAATTGATGACGGTTTTTACGATATACTTGAACAAAATAATTTGTCACAAGAGTATCGCTTATTTACTGAAGAAGAGGCATTTGATAACGAGTGGTACTTGGATACGCTTGTTACTTCTCCACTATTTCGAGGACAAGGGGTTGCTAAAGAACTCCTTAATTCACTACCTAATTTGGCAAAGCAAACTGGTCTTACTACTATTGGACTGAATGTAGATAAAATTAATGATAATGCTAAAAGAATCTATCTAAATAACGGCTTCGAAAAAATTGGTGAAACGAATATTGCTGGACATGAGTATGAACATTTGCAAAAGAATCTTTAA